The Oncorhynchus mykiss isolate Arlee chromosome 20, USDA_OmykA_1.1, whole genome shotgun sequence genome includes a region encoding these proteins:
- the tmem87b gene encoding transmembrane protein 87A isoform X3: MVTGTALHGVLFNASDAKTSTLHARDVTSTQTSRPLLLRKSMYKDTDIKLKVVSFGCPEEMTFTIQWYLKYYPCHNEFNNIEEMYERTPLSRGQSMDPNPLGQGECIEHKHKPLTCNNDLRYFPMLNKAKVEPRTVVPPMEGAAPGSDENYTKWTMEEYDKVSGVKNSSVSLKDDVIATTWKDGPYLFVVVIKSNKQEANWNLTVNVVMKGTHGYISVTEWPLMIFYMVMCIVYILYSLLWFMWAACYWKDLLRIQFWIAGVIFLGMVEKAVFCAEYENTNGVGAASPGLLIFAELISALKRTLARLLVIIVSLGYGIVKPRLGTVMHRVVGLGVLYFAFAAIEGVLRITGGRDNGLSLITVVVLVVMDSCIIWFIFVSLAQTIKTLKLRRNPVKLSLYRHFTNTLIFAIIASIIFMVWTTKKFRLADCQSDWMELWVDDAFWRFLFSIILLVIMFLWRPSANNQRYAFTPLMDDSDDEEIEDFLVSANLADGIKLRATNSRIETNGSAKPSGPNPDEDMKWVEENIPTSLSDVALPVLLDSDEEIMTTKYEMSKME, from the exons ATGGTCACTGGCACTGCTTTACATGGTGTATTGTTCAATGCATCTGATGCCAAAACGTCAACTCTGCATGCGCGTGACGTTACTTCCACTCAG ACCTCAAGACCATTGCTTTTGAGGAAATCTATGTATAAAGACACTGATATCAAATTGAAAG ttgtgTCCTTTGGATGTCCAGAGGAGATGACTTTTACCATTCAATGGTACTTGAAATACTACCCCTGTCACAACGAGTTCAATAATATTGAG GAAATGTATGAGAGGACGCCACTGAGTCGAGGACAGAGTATGGATCCTAACCCTCTAGGACAAGGGGAATGCATTGAGCACAAGCACAAGCCCTTGACCTGCAACAATGACCTGCGATACTTCCCAATGCTAAAT AAAGCCAAGGTGGAACCACGGACAGTTGTCCCGCCCATGGAAGGGGCAGCACCG GGTTCGGATGAGAACTACACCAAATGGACGATGGAGGAGTACGACAAAGTCAGCGGTGTGAAGAATTCCAGTGTGTCACTTAAAGATGATGTCATTGCCACCACGTGGAAGGATGGCCCCTATCTGTTTGTGGTGGTGATTAAATCTAACAAACAGGAAGCCAACTGGAATTTAACTG TAAACGTTGTAATGAAAGGAACTCACGGCTACATCTCCGTCACTGAATGGCCTCTCATGATT TTCTAcatggtgatgtgtatagtgtacatCCTGTACTCGTTACTCTGGTTCATGTGGGCTGCCTGTTACTGGAAGGACTTACTGCGGATCCAGTTCTGGATAGCTGGAGTCATCTTTCTGGGCATGGTGGAGAAGGCTGTGTTCTGTGCTGAGTACGAGAACACCAACGGTGTCGGGGCAGCTT CTCCAGGCCTGTTGATCTTTGCTGAACTCATCTCTGCCCTGAAGAGAACCCTGGCACGGCTGCTGGTCATTATTGTTAGTCTGGGATATGGTATAGTCAA GCCTCGACTGGGTACTGTGATGCACAGAGTGGTGGGACTAGGCGTCCTGTATTTTGCCTTTGCTGCTATCGAAGGTGTGCTTAGGATCACTGGG GGTCGTGACAATGGCCTTTCCCTCATCACAGTCGTTGTTCTAGTTGTGATGGACTCCTGTATCATCTGGTTC ATATTTGTGAGCCTGGCTCAAACTATAAAGACACTGAAGCTGAGGAGAAACCCAGTCAAACTGTCTCTCTACAGACACTTCACGAACACACTCATCTTTGCCATCATAG CTTCAATCATTTTCATGGTGTGGACGACAAAAAAATTCCGGCTAGCAGATTGTCAGTCG GACTGGATGGAGCTGTGGGTAGATGATGCCTTCTGGAGGTTCCTCTTCTCCATCATACTGCTGGTTATCATGTTCTTATGGAGACCATCTGCTAACAACCAGAG GTATGCATTCACTCCTCTGATGGACGACTCTGATGATGAGGAGATCGAGGACTTCCTGGTGTCAGCTAATTTGG CTGACGGCATAAAGTTGAGAGCAACCAACTCCAGGATTGAGACAAACGGTTCTGCCAAGCCTTCAGGACCCAACCCG GATGAAGACATGAAATGGGTGGAAGAGAACATTCCTACCTCTTTATCAGACGT AGCGTTGCCTGTCCTTCTCGACTCGGATGAG GAAATCATGACCACAAAATATGAAATGTCCAAGATGGAGTAA
- the tmem87b gene encoding transmembrane protein 87A isoform X2, protein MAASVRVRTWNTSSSVKTWLLYLAGIILLGDVNSGVMAAPEPGQWRITVVNTSRPLLLRKSMYKDTDIKLKVVSFGCPEEMTFTIQWYLKYYPCHNEFNNIEEMYERTPLSRGQSMDPNPLGQGECIEHKHKPLTCNNDLRYFPMLNKAKVEPRTVVPPMEGAAPGSDENYTKWTMEEYDKVSGVKNSSVSLKDDVIATTWKDGPYLFVVVIKSNKQEANWNLTVNVVMKGTHGYISVTEWPLMIFYMVMCIVYILYSLLWFMWAACYWKDLLRIQFWIAGVIFLGMVEKAVFCAEYENTNGVGAASPGLLIFAELISALKRTLARLLVIIVSLGYGIVKPRLGTVMHRVVGLGVLYFAFAAIEGVLRITGAKDSDLALLANIPLALLDSSLCWGIFVSLAQTIKTLKLRRNPVKLSLYRHFTNTLIFAIIASIIFMVWTTKKFRLADCQSDWMELWVDDAFWRFLFSIILLVIMFLWRPSANNQRYAFTPLMDDSDDEEIEDFLVSANLADGIKLRATNSRIETNGSAKPSGPNPDEDMKWVEENIPTSLSDVALPVLLDSDEEIMTTKYEMSKME, encoded by the exons ATGGCTGCTTCTGTACGGGTGAGGACGTGGAACACATCTAGCTCAGTGAAAACCTGGCTCCTTTATTTGGCAGGGATTATTTTACTAGGAGATGTAAATAGCGGGGTGATGGCAGCTCCAGAACCAGGACAGTGGAGAATTACAGTTGTCAAT ACCTCAAGACCATTGCTTTTGAGGAAATCTATGTATAAAGACACTGATATCAAATTGAAAG ttgtgTCCTTTGGATGTCCAGAGGAGATGACTTTTACCATTCAATGGTACTTGAAATACTACCCCTGTCACAACGAGTTCAATAATATTGAG GAAATGTATGAGAGGACGCCACTGAGTCGAGGACAGAGTATGGATCCTAACCCTCTAGGACAAGGGGAATGCATTGAGCACAAGCACAAGCCCTTGACCTGCAACAATGACCTGCGATACTTCCCAATGCTAAAT AAAGCCAAGGTGGAACCACGGACAGTTGTCCCGCCCATGGAAGGGGCAGCACCG GGTTCGGATGAGAACTACACCAAATGGACGATGGAGGAGTACGACAAAGTCAGCGGTGTGAAGAATTCCAGTGTGTCACTTAAAGATGATGTCATTGCCACCACGTGGAAGGATGGCCCCTATCTGTTTGTGGTGGTGATTAAATCTAACAAACAGGAAGCCAACTGGAATTTAACTG TAAACGTTGTAATGAAAGGAACTCACGGCTACATCTCCGTCACTGAATGGCCTCTCATGATT TTCTAcatggtgatgtgtatagtgtacatCCTGTACTCGTTACTCTGGTTCATGTGGGCTGCCTGTTACTGGAAGGACTTACTGCGGATCCAGTTCTGGATAGCTGGAGTCATCTTTCTGGGCATGGTGGAGAAGGCTGTGTTCTGTGCTGAGTACGAGAACACCAACGGTGTCGGGGCAGCTT CTCCAGGCCTGTTGATCTTTGCTGAACTCATCTCTGCCCTGAAGAGAACCCTGGCACGGCTGCTGGTCATTATTGTTAGTCTGGGATATGGTATAGTCAA GCCTCGACTGGGTACTGTGATGCACAGAGTGGTGGGACTAGGCGTCCTGTATTTTGCCTTTGCTGCTATCGAAGGTGTGCTTAGGATCACTGGG gCGAAAGACTCTGACCTGGCTCTGTTGGCCAACATTCCTCTGGCTCTGCTTGACTCCTCTCTATGCTGGGGG ATATTTGTGAGCCTGGCTCAAACTATAAAGACACTGAAGCTGAGGAGAAACCCAGTCAAACTGTCTCTCTACAGACACTTCACGAACACACTCATCTTTGCCATCATAG CTTCAATCATTTTCATGGTGTGGACGACAAAAAAATTCCGGCTAGCAGATTGTCAGTCG GACTGGATGGAGCTGTGGGTAGATGATGCCTTCTGGAGGTTCCTCTTCTCCATCATACTGCTGGTTATCATGTTCTTATGGAGACCATCTGCTAACAACCAGAG GTATGCATTCACTCCTCTGATGGACGACTCTGATGATGAGGAGATCGAGGACTTCCTGGTGTCAGCTAATTTGG CTGACGGCATAAAGTTGAGAGCAACCAACTCCAGGATTGAGACAAACGGTTCTGCCAAGCCTTCAGGACCCAACCCG GATGAAGACATGAAATGGGTGGAAGAGAACATTCCTACCTCTTTATCAGACGT AGCGTTGCCTGTCCTTCTCGACTCGGATGAG GAAATCATGACCACAAAATATGAAATGTCCAAGATGGAGTAA
- the tmem87b gene encoding transmembrane protein 87A isoform X1: protein MAASVRVRTWNTSSSVKTWLLYLAGIILLGDVNSGVMAAPEPGQWRITVVNTSRPLLLRKSMYKDTDIKLKVVSFGCPEEMTFTIQWYLKYYPCHNEFNNIEEMYERTPLSRGQSMDPNPLGQGECIEHKHKPLTCNNDLRYFPMLNKAKVEPRTVVPPMEGAAPGSDENYTKWTMEEYDKVSGVKNSSVSLKDDVIATTWKDGPYLFVVVIKSNKQEANWNLTVNVVMKGTHGYISVTEWPLMIFYMVMCIVYILYSLLWFMWAACYWKDLLRIQFWIAGVIFLGMVEKAVFCAEYENTNGVGAASPGLLIFAELISALKRTLARLLVIIVSLGYGIVKPRLGTVMHRVVGLGVLYFAFAAIEGVLRITGGRDNGLSLITVVVLVVMDSCIIWFIFVSLAQTIKTLKLRRNPVKLSLYRHFTNTLIFAIIASIIFMVWTTKKFRLADCQSDWMELWVDDAFWRFLFSIILLVIMFLWRPSANNQRYAFTPLMDDSDDEEIEDFLVSANLADGIKLRATNSRIETNGSAKPSGPNPDEDMKWVEENIPTSLSDVALPVLLDSDEEIMTTKYEMSKME, encoded by the exons ATGGCTGCTTCTGTACGGGTGAGGACGTGGAACACATCTAGCTCAGTGAAAACCTGGCTCCTTTATTTGGCAGGGATTATTTTACTAGGAGATGTAAATAGCGGGGTGATGGCAGCTCCAGAACCAGGACAGTGGAGAATTACAGTTGTCAAT ACCTCAAGACCATTGCTTTTGAGGAAATCTATGTATAAAGACACTGATATCAAATTGAAAG ttgtgTCCTTTGGATGTCCAGAGGAGATGACTTTTACCATTCAATGGTACTTGAAATACTACCCCTGTCACAACGAGTTCAATAATATTGAG GAAATGTATGAGAGGACGCCACTGAGTCGAGGACAGAGTATGGATCCTAACCCTCTAGGACAAGGGGAATGCATTGAGCACAAGCACAAGCCCTTGACCTGCAACAATGACCTGCGATACTTCCCAATGCTAAAT AAAGCCAAGGTGGAACCACGGACAGTTGTCCCGCCCATGGAAGGGGCAGCACCG GGTTCGGATGAGAACTACACCAAATGGACGATGGAGGAGTACGACAAAGTCAGCGGTGTGAAGAATTCCAGTGTGTCACTTAAAGATGATGTCATTGCCACCACGTGGAAGGATGGCCCCTATCTGTTTGTGGTGGTGATTAAATCTAACAAACAGGAAGCCAACTGGAATTTAACTG TAAACGTTGTAATGAAAGGAACTCACGGCTACATCTCCGTCACTGAATGGCCTCTCATGATT TTCTAcatggtgatgtgtatagtgtacatCCTGTACTCGTTACTCTGGTTCATGTGGGCTGCCTGTTACTGGAAGGACTTACTGCGGATCCAGTTCTGGATAGCTGGAGTCATCTTTCTGGGCATGGTGGAGAAGGCTGTGTTCTGTGCTGAGTACGAGAACACCAACGGTGTCGGGGCAGCTT CTCCAGGCCTGTTGATCTTTGCTGAACTCATCTCTGCCCTGAAGAGAACCCTGGCACGGCTGCTGGTCATTATTGTTAGTCTGGGATATGGTATAGTCAA GCCTCGACTGGGTACTGTGATGCACAGAGTGGTGGGACTAGGCGTCCTGTATTTTGCCTTTGCTGCTATCGAAGGTGTGCTTAGGATCACTGGG GGTCGTGACAATGGCCTTTCCCTCATCACAGTCGTTGTTCTAGTTGTGATGGACTCCTGTATCATCTGGTTC ATATTTGTGAGCCTGGCTCAAACTATAAAGACACTGAAGCTGAGGAGAAACCCAGTCAAACTGTCTCTCTACAGACACTTCACGAACACACTCATCTTTGCCATCATAG CTTCAATCATTTTCATGGTGTGGACGACAAAAAAATTCCGGCTAGCAGATTGTCAGTCG GACTGGATGGAGCTGTGGGTAGATGATGCCTTCTGGAGGTTCCTCTTCTCCATCATACTGCTGGTTATCATGTTCTTATGGAGACCATCTGCTAACAACCAGAG GTATGCATTCACTCCTCTGATGGACGACTCTGATGATGAGGAGATCGAGGACTTCCTGGTGTCAGCTAATTTGG CTGACGGCATAAAGTTGAGAGCAACCAACTCCAGGATTGAGACAAACGGTTCTGCCAAGCCTTCAGGACCCAACCCG GATGAAGACATGAAATGGGTGGAAGAGAACATTCCTACCTCTTTATCAGACGT AGCGTTGCCTGTCCTTCTCGACTCGGATGAG GAAATCATGACCACAAAATATGAAATGTCCAAGATGGAGTAA